The Lycium barbarum isolate Lr01 chromosome 11, ASM1917538v2, whole genome shotgun sequence genome contains the following window.
ggtataacgaccttacgtcagtccgatgaatttagaaatgtgttctcaaggaattttttgtaagacatgaatagtgtGCTAGTTATGAGATCCCTAACGAGGTATTTAATGCTAGAAGAGAGGCTTATGATATATCTCAGGATTTGATTAAGGTTTAGTTAATCGGGAAGAAGTCCTAATGGCCTAGAAatatgcttataagtcttatatAATCATGTAGGCATCAATGGATAAGTAATGATCATGAGAAGGGCATAGAAGCTAATAGATAAAGAATCAGCACTAGAAGTGTACAAAGGGTACCTATAGGGGATATttagatcgggttgcacgttccacagcacatgcattcatatttggatcgggttgcacgttccgcagcacatgcattcatatttggattgggttgcacgttccgcagcacatgcattcatatttggatcgagttgcatgttccgcagcacatgcattcatatttggatagggttgcatgttccgcaacacACGCACTCATatttgggatcgggttgcacgttccgcaacacatgcattcatatttgggATTGGATTGCCCATTCTGCAatacatgcattcatatttgggATCAGGTTGAACGTTCGGCAACAAATGTATTCATATTTGGATTGAATTGCACGTTCCGTAACATATGTTCAAATAATGTTATGATAATAAGCTGACCAGGGCCATGGTAGGGTATATAGACATAGTGGAGATTGCAAGAATTAGAAGtggtatatatataagtatgctaGATTTACATCGGTAGCTcagaagtgccaggttgattcttatccttcttctttatagtatatgtttattatgttacatttccgccttatatactcagtacattattcgtattgacatccttttgttaggggcgctgcgtttcatgcccgtaggtcttgagatacaggttGACGGATCTCTCAataggataccagctcagcaggcagtGTCGTGacactccacttgatccggagtttCTTTGTGAGCCAGCGTGGTTGCATATACATTTGCATGAGTATggcgggccctgtcccgaccacattatgtcatgtacttcagtagaggctcatagacaaatACGCACAGTTAGACATCATATGGACATCTCAGTCTATATtctgttgtatcattattatggatagctTCGCCGGCATATGTACTTGAGATTAGTTTGATGACGTAAGTATATTATCTTTTGGGTTTGTGTCCCATACAGATTATGGTATTATGAATTAGCtttatggcccactcaggtatggtTATGTGATATATGAATGTTTGTGTTACTCAGGaggttagctccgagtgcccgtcatggccttccggttgggtcatgatagTAGTATTGTATCCTAGATCTCTTCTAGCTTAAGACTAAACTACACCGATTGGTCAAGGCTATCTCTTACCTATAGATGTGAATCATGTGATCATTAATATTTTTGTTATCTCTTTCATAAGTATCGGCACTGCTTCAAAAAAATCATATGTGCACCACTAATGATAGTTTAAAAATTATAGTTGTTCTCTATATATAGTATAAGTTACGATTACTAATTCTCATGTGACACACTGGAGCGATTCCAAACTACTCAGTGTGGTGGCAGTGGCCGAGCCAGAAATTTTGATAAGGGTGTTCAAATTTTGCAGTAGtaactaatttaaaaaaaaaaaaaattgatgagcGGGTGCACAGAAAATTTTAAATCTAACTACCTAATATTAGCTAAGCCATAGAAAATTTGTTActctattttttaaaaaaagttttcccttttttaaaCTAAATTTATTAAAAACTAAGATTATTATTCTAAAAGCCTTGTATTGTGACGTAATTCAAAAAATAGAGTACTccaatttttattaaaaaaataagtaaattAAGCCAGCATTTGGTCTGTCACGTTTTAAAAATAAGCAGCAAAGCCGGCGACTCGGGGATCAAACCTGCAACCTCTAGGGTGTTTTGAACACCCTTAACTGCCAGACTAACTCCTATTGTTTGAAGGGTGTTGATTTTACGGTATATCTACAAATACAATAAAATTTTACTTATATACACAGTACaattttccggcgaagggtgTTCGGCTGAACACCCTTCTGCTAGTGTTGCTCCGCCCCCGTGTGGTTGGGGTATACACTCCAAGGAAAGACAATGCGCCATTACTACAGTGTACACAACATATGTGTCCTGTTAGAATCCATTGGCATGTGAAGCTAAACTACAAGGAGTACTGGAGACTCAAGATTACTCTTACCAACTTCAATTACAGTGTCAATTACACAGAGTGGACTCTTGTTGCTCCGTATCCAAATCTTAATAATGTAACTCAAGTTTTTAGCTTCGATTACAAGCCTCTCTTTCCGTATCAGTCGATAAGTAAGTCCCTGAACTCTCTGAAATACTGTATGGATGTAACAATTAGTTTCACATGTGGTTATTGAAATTTACCCACTATAACAGTAAAGTAACAAAAAAATATTAGTCAAATTAAACTTATAACGTACAATAAAGTGacaaaactttattttattttttaactacGTGTGAATTGCTCAGAAAACATAAATGACTAAAAGGCCAAATTGCTGGCTCGGAAGGTACAAAAATCCGAAGTGTAAATTTCTTGACTACCCATATTTTATAAAACAAAAGACAATTATGA
Protein-coding sequences here:
- the LOC132620206 gene encoding COBRA-like protein 4 yields the protein MNVCVTQEYNFPAKGVRLNTLLLVLLRPRVVGVYTPRKDNAPLLQCTQHMCPVRIHWHVKLNYKEYWRLKITLTNFNYSVNYTEWTLVAPYPNLNNVTQVFSFDYKPLFPYQSINDTGMFYGVKFYNDLLMEAEPTGNVQSEVLLQKNKDTFTLKQGWAFPRKVYFNGDECILPPPDTYPYLPNFAHQNLVTFSTLFCSMLLILLVLF